One region of Streptomyces sp. CG4 genomic DNA includes:
- a CDS encoding CBS domain-containing protein translates to MTQYVREIMTRDPVTVPEKTPLTEVARLMRQNGIGDVIVTEGDHVCGLVTDRDLVVRAFADERDPKLTVVGQVCSRDMVTCSSQAPVEEAVRLMREHTLRRLPVVDDDRLVGALSLGDLAVERDPHSALADISAARPNR, encoded by the coding sequence ATGACTCAGTACGTGCGGGAGATCATGACGCGGGATCCGGTGACGGTGCCCGAGAAGACGCCCCTCACCGAAGTGGCGCGGCTCATGCGGCAGAACGGCATCGGCGATGTCATCGTCACGGAGGGCGACCACGTCTGTGGTCTGGTGACGGACCGCGATCTGGTGGTCCGGGCCTTCGCCGACGAGCGTGACCCCAAGCTGACGGTGGTCGGGCAGGTGTGCAGCAGGGACATGGTCACCTGTTCGTCCCAGGCCCCGGTCGAGGAGGCCGTTCGCCTGATGCGGGAGCACACCCTGCGGCGGCTGCCCGTCGTCGACGACGACCGGCTGGTCGGGGCGCTCAGCCTGGGTGACCTGGCCGTCGAACGGGATCCCCACTCGGCACTCGCCGACATCAGCGCCGCGCGGCCGAACCGGTAG
- a CDS encoding archease, protein MVGDTGDEVLARRQGTAGHRAVPHTADVGIEAWGPSRERCLAEAVLGLVECFADLSGVRPTAVERLDLPEASDEELLASLLDEVVYRLEVRGEVPVDVEAEAVGDGLGIRLAVAGLDTVEITGAPPKGVSWHRLHIGPNPYGWSCGVTVDV, encoded by the coding sequence ATGGTCGGCGACACGGGCGACGAAGTGCTGGCGCGGCGGCAGGGCACCGCCGGCCATCGGGCGGTGCCCCACACGGCCGACGTGGGGATCGAGGCATGGGGACCGAGCCGTGAGCGGTGCCTCGCGGAGGCGGTCCTGGGGCTGGTGGAGTGCTTCGCCGACCTCTCCGGGGTACGGCCGACCGCCGTGGAACGCCTGGACCTGCCCGAAGCGAGCGACGAGGAGCTGCTGGCGTCCCTCCTGGACGAGGTGGTCTACCGCCTGGAAGTGCGCGGTGAGGTGCCCGTCGACGTGGAGGCGGAGGCGGTCGGCGACGGTCTCGGCATACGGCTGGCGGTCGCCGGCCTCGACACGGTGGAGATCACCGGCGCCCCGCCCAAAGGCGTTTCATGGCATCGGCTGCACATCGGGCCCAACCCGTACGGCTGGTCCTGCGGGGTGACCGTCGACGTATGA
- a CDS encoding RtcB family protein, protein MELVEERPYRFRIERQGDMRVPGLVFASRQLLKDAEKSLEQVVHVATLPGIVGASYAMPDIHWGYGFPIGGVAATDVDEGGVVSPGGVGFDISCGVRLLAADCDREELWPALRAVMDGLDKAIPRGAGPGGVWRLDGPRQLERILEGGSRYAVEQGHGEERDLIRCEDGGAVADADVTQVGRRARERGLGQVGSLGSANHFLEVQQVARVYDERAAAAFGLAEGQVCVMIHCGSRGLGHQICTDHVREMGHAMTRYGITVPDRQLACTPVDSPEGRAYLGAMAAAANYGRANRQLLTHAARRVFDRAAGVRLSLVYDVSHNLAKIETHPVDGTHRRLCVHRKGATRAFPPGHPELPGDLSGVGQPVLIPGTMGTASYVLAGVPGGGAFASTCHGAGRTMSRHEAVRTITDSQLRARLERDGIAARPLSWRGLPEEAPEAYKDVDAVVAVAEEAGLCGRVARLVPLGVVKG, encoded by the coding sequence ATGGAACTGGTCGAGGAGCGGCCCTACCGCTTCCGCATCGAACGACAGGGGGACATGCGGGTGCCGGGCCTGGTGTTCGCCTCCCGGCAGCTGCTGAAGGACGCCGAGAAATCACTGGAGCAGGTGGTCCACGTGGCAACGCTGCCCGGCATCGTCGGCGCCTCGTACGCCATGCCGGACATCCACTGGGGCTACGGCTTCCCGATCGGAGGCGTGGCGGCGACCGACGTGGACGAGGGCGGCGTGGTCTCGCCCGGCGGGGTCGGCTTCGACATCTCCTGCGGGGTACGGCTGCTGGCCGCCGACTGTGACCGCGAGGAGCTGTGGCCCGCCCTGCGCGCGGTCATGGACGGCCTGGACAAGGCCATCCCGCGTGGGGCCGGCCCCGGCGGGGTGTGGCGGCTGGACGGGCCCCGTCAGCTGGAGCGGATCCTTGAGGGCGGGTCCCGCTACGCGGTGGAGCAGGGGCACGGTGAGGAGCGCGACCTGATCCGCTGCGAGGACGGCGGGGCGGTCGCCGACGCGGACGTGACCCAGGTCGGGCGGCGAGCGCGCGAGCGCGGCCTCGGACAGGTTGGCAGCCTCGGCTCCGCCAACCACTTCCTGGAGGTGCAGCAGGTCGCCCGTGTCTACGACGAGCGGGCCGCGGCCGCGTTCGGGCTGGCCGAGGGCCAGGTGTGCGTGATGATCCACTGCGGGTCGCGCGGCCTCGGACACCAGATCTGCACCGATCACGTGCGCGAGATGGGCCACGCCATGACCCGCTACGGCATCACGGTGCCGGACCGGCAGCTGGCCTGCACACCCGTGGACTCGCCCGAAGGGCGCGCGTACCTCGGCGCGATGGCCGCGGCCGCCAACTACGGACGCGCCAACCGCCAGCTGCTCACCCACGCGGCACGCCGGGTCTTCGACCGGGCCGCGGGAGTCCGGCTGTCGCTGGTCTACGACGTCTCCCACAACCTCGCCAAGATCGAGACCCATCCCGTGGACGGCACACACCGCCGGCTGTGCGTCCACCGCAAGGGCGCCACCCGCGCCTTCCCGCCCGGCCATCCCGAGCTGCCCGGCGATCTGAGCGGGGTAGGGCAGCCGGTGCTGATCCCCGGCACCATGGGCACGGCCTCGTACGTCCTGGCCGGAGTGCCCGGCGGGGGCGCCTTCGCCTCCACCTGCCACGGCGCGGGCCGCACGATGAGCCGCCACGAGGCGGTGCGCACCATCACCGACAGCCAACTACGGGCCAGACTCGAACGGGACGGCATCGCGGCGCGCCCGCTGTCCTGGCGCGGCCTGCCCGAGGAGGCGCCGGAAGCCTACAAGGACGTCGACGCGGTGGTCGCCGTCGCCGAGGAGGCGGGGCTGTGCGGCAGGGTGGCCCGGCTGGTTCCGCTCGGCGTGGTCAAGGGGTGA
- a CDS encoding DUF6328 family protein, with translation MTGTERGGGTERTGRDETAEERADRRWGELIQEVRVAQTGVQVLFGFLLTVVFTPRFAQLDRTDRTIYIVTIVLGAAATGALIGPVSVHRLVAGRRVKPQAVVWAARLTLVGLVLLLATMTSALLLVLRVATHGSYVLWLVAAVLAWYLLCWFAWPLWTRHRHTTR, from the coding sequence GTGACGGGCACCGAACGGGGTGGGGGCACCGAGCGCACCGGGCGCGACGAGACCGCGGAGGAGCGCGCCGACCGCAGATGGGGAGAGCTGATCCAGGAGGTCCGCGTCGCCCAGACCGGCGTGCAGGTCCTCTTCGGCTTCCTGCTCACCGTCGTGTTCACACCGAGGTTCGCGCAGCTGGACCGGACGGACCGGACGATCTACATCGTGACCATCGTCCTCGGCGCCGCGGCGACCGGGGCCCTGATCGGCCCGGTGTCCGTGCACCGGCTCGTCGCCGGACGACGTGTGAAACCGCAGGCGGTCGTGTGGGCCGCCCGGCTGACCCTGGTCGGCCTGGTCCTGCTGCTCGCCACGATGACCTCCGCGCTCCTGCTCGTCCTCAGAGTCGCGACCCACGGCAGCTATGTGCTCTGGCTGGTCGCCGCGGTGCTGGCCTGGTACCTGCTGTGCTGGTTCGCCTGGCCCCTGTGGACGCGGCACCGGCACACGACCAGGTGA
- a CDS encoding hydrophobic protein, producing the protein MLPILLVLLLALLLFGVGFAVKILWWIAVAVFVVWLLGFLFRGAGVGGVRHRWYRW; encoded by the coding sequence ATGCTTCCCATCCTGCTGGTCCTGCTGCTCGCGCTGTTGCTCTTCGGCGTCGGCTTCGCGGTGAAGATTCTCTGGTGGATCGCTGTGGCGGTGTTCGTCGTGTGGCTGCTGGGCTTCCTGTTCCGCGGTGCGGGCGTCGGTGGAGTCAGGCACCGCTGGTACCGGTGGTGA
- the ligD gene encoding non-homologous end-joining DNA ligase gives MTAKARTKDEIRVGGRRVSLSNPDKELFPDDGITKAELVDYYRSVARPMLTHLKDRPLVMERYPDGYRGKSFFHKDVPDYFPDWIRTVEVPKEGGRLTMAVCDDTATLAYLANQACITPHPWLSIANCLDCPDRLVFDLDPPEGEENGFATVRWSARALGDLLTELGLRPALMTTGSRGMHLLVLLDRRTDFDTARRFARRVADLLAARHSDWLTTEPRKNKRRGRLYLDTQRNAYAQTSVAPYAVRARPHAPVATPLDWDELDDPDLGARRWTLRTLPERLDKYGDPWKGLSRCRRSLRTAQQRLDDLT, from the coding sequence ATGACCGCCAAGGCCAGGACGAAGGACGAGATCCGGGTCGGCGGCCGACGGGTGTCGTTGTCCAACCCGGACAAGGAGCTGTTTCCGGACGACGGGATCACCAAGGCCGAACTGGTCGACTACTACCGCTCCGTCGCGCGCCCGATGCTCACGCATCTGAAGGACCGGCCGCTGGTGATGGAGCGGTACCCCGACGGGTACCGGGGAAAGTCGTTCTTCCACAAGGACGTTCCGGACTACTTCCCCGACTGGATCCGCACCGTCGAGGTGCCCAAGGAGGGCGGCCGGCTCACCATGGCGGTGTGTGACGACACGGCCACCCTCGCCTATCTGGCCAACCAGGCCTGCATCACGCCGCATCCGTGGCTGAGCATCGCGAACTGCCTGGACTGCCCCGACCGGTTGGTCTTCGACCTCGACCCTCCCGAGGGCGAGGAGAACGGCTTCGCGACCGTACGGTGGAGCGCCCGCGCTCTGGGTGATCTGCTCACCGAACTCGGGCTGCGCCCCGCGCTGATGACGACCGGATCGCGGGGCATGCATCTGCTGGTCCTGCTCGACCGGCGCACGGACTTCGACACCGCACGGCGTTTCGCGCGGCGCGTCGCTGACCTGCTCGCCGCGCGGCACAGCGACTGGCTGACGACCGAGCCGCGCAAGAACAAGCGCCGGGGCCGCCTCTACCTGGACACCCAGCGCAATGCCTACGCCCAGACCTCGGTCGCCCCGTACGCCGTACGGGCCCGCCCGCACGCTCCGGTCGCCACCCCGCTGGACTGGGACGAGCTCGACGACCCGGACCTGGGCGCGCGCCGGTGGACACTGCGCACCCTGCCCGAGCGTCTCGACAAGTACGGCGACCCGTGGAAGGGGCTGAGCCGCTGCCGGCGCTCCCTGCGCACGGCACAACAGCGCCTGGACGACCTCACCTGA
- a CDS encoding DUF5133 domain-containing protein, producing MLTPDLRTAATALRAYRIAQARLLRSPANPLRRRQYDDIAYTLCVLMGEREAAEAAARAERLLAAASAGTKPKRARRARTAIP from the coding sequence ATGCTGACGCCCGACCTCAGAACCGCCGCCACGGCGCTGCGCGCCTACCGGATCGCCCAGGCCCGCCTCCTGCGGAGTCCGGCGAATCCACTCCGCCGTCGTCAGTACGACGACATCGCCTACACACTCTGCGTGCTCATGGGCGAACGCGAGGCCGCCGAAGCCGCCGCACGGGCGGAACGCCTGCTCGCCGCGGCTTCCGCCGGCACGAAGCCGAAGCGTGCCCGCCGGGCACGCACCGCCATCCCCTGA
- a CDS encoding antitoxin — protein sequence MSVMDKLKQMLRGHEDQAKTGVDKAGDAIDERTQGTYRSQVDTAQQKTDEFIDQNRQDNPPQ from the coding sequence ATGTCCGTGATGGACAAGCTCAAGCAGATGCTCAGGGGCCACGAGGACCAGGCCAAGACGGGCGTCGACAAGGCGGGCGACGCGATCGACGAGCGGACCCAGGGCACGTACCGCTCCCAGGTGGATACCGCGCAGCAGAAGACGGACGAGTTCATCGACCAGAATCGCCAGGACAACCCTCCACAGTAG
- a CDS encoding ABC transporter, with translation MHSPPDQYIRVRGAREHNLKGVDVDIPRDVLAVFTGVSGSGKSSLAFGTIFAEAQRRYFESVAPYARRLIHQVGAPKVGEITGLPPAVSLQQRRSAPTSRSSVGTVTNLSNSLRMLFSRAGEYPPGAQRLESDAFSPNTAAGACPECHGLGQVHGTTEELLVPDPGLSIREGAIAAWPGAWQGKNLRDILDTLGHDVDRPWRELPAGAREWILFTDEQPVVTVHPVRDADRIQRPYQGTYMSARRYVLKTFSDTKSASLRAKAERFLTSAPCPVCGGSRLRPEALAVTFGGRTIAELAALPLTDLATLLDGRDEAARVLTEDLKSRIAPVAELGLGYLSLDRPTPTLSAGELQRLRLATQLRSGLFGVVYVLDEPSAGLHPADTEALMTVLARLKAAGNSVFVVEHHLEVVRGADWLVDVGPGAGEHGGRVLYSGPPAELASVAESATAAFLFDESPGPAREVRQPRGWLTVGPVTRHNLRAVTAEFPLGAFTAVTGVSGSGKSTLIGELSEDVEGVDRLVRVDQRPIGRTPRSNLATYTGLFDVVRKVFAGTEEARARGYGVGRFSFNVAGGRCETCQGEGFVSVELLFLPSTYAPCPDCGGARYHPETLQVTYRERNIAEVLDLTVEAAAEFFGDIPAAARSLGALLDVGLGYLRLGQPATELSGGEAQRIKLASELQRGRRGHTLYLLDEPTTGLHPADVELLMERLHGLVDAGHTVVVVEHDMTVVAGADWVVDLGPGGGDRGGRIVAAGPPERVASAAGSATGPYLARVLP, from the coding sequence ATGCACAGCCCTCCTGACCAGTACATCCGCGTCCGCGGCGCCCGCGAACACAATCTCAAAGGCGTCGACGTCGACATCCCCCGCGACGTCCTGGCCGTGTTCACCGGTGTGTCCGGCTCGGGGAAGTCGTCCCTGGCGTTCGGCACGATCTTCGCCGAGGCGCAGCGGCGGTACTTCGAGTCCGTGGCGCCGTATGCGCGCAGGCTGATCCACCAGGTCGGGGCGCCGAAGGTCGGCGAGATCACCGGGCTGCCGCCGGCGGTCTCGCTGCAGCAGCGCCGCTCGGCCCCCACCTCCCGCTCCTCGGTGGGCACGGTCACCAACCTCTCCAACTCCCTGCGCATGCTGTTCTCGCGCGCCGGGGAGTATCCGCCGGGCGCCCAGCGGCTCGAATCCGACGCGTTCTCGCCGAACACGGCGGCCGGGGCCTGCCCGGAGTGCCACGGGCTGGGTCAAGTGCACGGCACCACCGAGGAGTTGCTGGTCCCGGATCCCGGGCTGTCCATCCGGGAGGGCGCCATCGCCGCCTGGCCGGGCGCCTGGCAGGGCAAGAACCTGCGGGACATCCTCGACACGCTCGGCCACGACGTGGACCGGCCCTGGCGCGAGCTGCCCGCCGGGGCGCGGGAGTGGATCCTGTTCACGGACGAGCAGCCGGTGGTCACCGTCCACCCCGTCCGGGACGCGGACCGTATCCAACGGCCGTACCAGGGCACGTACATGAGCGCCCGCCGGTATGTGCTCAAGACGTTCTCGGACACCAAGTCGGCCTCGCTGCGGGCGAAGGCGGAGCGGTTCCTGACCAGCGCGCCCTGCCCGGTGTGCGGGGGCAGCCGGCTGCGGCCCGAGGCGCTCGCGGTGACCTTCGGCGGCCGGACCATCGCCGAGCTGGCCGCGCTGCCGCTGACCGACCTCGCCACACTGCTCGACGGCAGGGACGAAGCCGCCCGGGTGCTGACCGAGGACCTGAAGTCCCGGATCGCGCCCGTGGCCGAGCTGGGCCTCGGCTATCTGAGCCTGGACCGGCCGACGCCCACCCTGTCCGCGGGTGAGCTGCAACGGCTGCGGCTCGCCACGCAGTTGCGTTCCGGGCTGTTCGGCGTGGTGTACGTGCTGGACGAGCCGTCCGCCGGACTGCACCCGGCGGACACCGAGGCGCTGATGACCGTGCTGGCGCGGCTGAAGGCCGCGGGCAACTCGGTGTTCGTGGTCGAGCATCACCTGGAGGTGGTGCGCGGCGCCGACTGGCTGGTGGACGTCGGGCCCGGCGCGGGCGAGCACGGCGGGCGCGTGCTGTACAGCGGCCCGCCGGCCGAGCTGGCGTCGGTGGCGGAGTCGGCGACGGCCGCGTTCCTCTTCGACGAGTCGCCGGGCCCGGCGCGTGAAGTCCGACAGCCGCGTGGCTGGTTGACGGTGGGTCCGGTGACCCGGCACAACCTGCGCGCGGTGACGGCGGAGTTCCCGCTCGGCGCGTTCACCGCCGTCACCGGGGTCTCCGGCTCCGGGAAGTCCACGCTGATCGGCGAGTTGAGTGAGGACGTCGAGGGCGTCGACCGTCTTGTCCGGGTCGACCAGCGGCCGATCGGGCGCACCCCGCGCTCCAACCTGGCCACCTACACGGGCCTGTTCGACGTCGTCCGCAAGGTGTTCGCCGGCACCGAGGAGGCGCGGGCCCGCGGGTACGGGGTCGGCCGGTTCTCCTTCAACGTGGCCGGAGGGCGCTGCGAGACGTGTCAGGGCGAGGGGTTCGTCAGCGTCGAGCTGCTGTTCCTGCCGAGCACCTACGCGCCCTGCCCGGACTGCGGCGGCGCCCGCTATCACCCCGAGACGCTCCAGGTGACGTACCGGGAGCGGAACATCGCCGAGGTGCTCGATCTGACGGTGGAGGCTGCGGCGGAGTTCTTCGGCGACATCCCGGCCGCCGCCCGGAGCCTTGGCGCCCTGCTCGACGTGGGTCTCGGCTATCTGCGGCTCGGGCAGCCGGCGACCGAGCTGTCCGGCGGGGAGGCCCAGCGGATCAAGCTGGCGAGCGAATTGCAGCGCGGCCGGCGCGGCCACACCCTGTATCTGCTGGACGAGCCGACGACCGGGCTGCACCCGGCCGACGTGGAGCTGCTGATGGAGCGGCTGCACGGGCTGGTGGACGCCGGGCACACGGTCGTGGTGGTGGAGCACGACATGACGGTGGTCGCGGGCGCCGACTGGGTGGTCGACCTGGGCCCCGGCGGGGGTGACCGGGGCGGCCGGATCGTGGCGGCCGGCCCGCCGGAGCGGGTCGCCTCGGCGGCGGGCAGTGCGACGGGTCCTTATCTGGCGCGGGTGTTGCCCTGA
- a CDS encoding lysophospholipid acyltransferase family protein — translation MSVWLPTAPCTPGACVEPAPAAVAVPRAVLRLTAVVVLVLAGVTLMPLGGRIPAEWVRRWCRAIVRAIGVRVRITGTAAPAGGLLLVANHVSWLDIPLLTAVRPARMLAKTEIRQWPVAGALAARGGALFIERDRLRALPETVARIAGALRQGAAVAAFPEGSTWCGRAHGRFRRAVFQAALDAGAPVQPVRLRYTQEGGTAGTAAAFVGEDTLLASLWRVARTRGLIAEVEIRPVITPGTHPDRRGLAAAAQPVVSEPDWTHTALVTGAQDRPRRGAGPSLISGYRRAGATSHDVAADDRRHIVALSPQGNTRAR, via the coding sequence ATGAGCGTCTGGCTGCCCACCGCGCCCTGCACCCCGGGCGCCTGTGTGGAGCCCGCCCCGGCCGCCGTGGCCGTACCCCGGGCCGTGCTGCGGCTCACCGCGGTCGTCGTCCTGGTGCTGGCCGGAGTCACGCTGATGCCGCTCGGCGGGAGGATCCCCGCCGAGTGGGTCAGGCGGTGGTGCCGGGCGATCGTGCGGGCCATCGGGGTCCGGGTCCGGATCACCGGCACCGCCGCACCGGCCGGCGGGCTGCTGCTGGTCGCCAACCATGTCTCGTGGCTGGACATCCCGCTGCTGACCGCCGTACGCCCGGCCCGCATGCTCGCCAAGACGGAGATCCGGCAGTGGCCGGTGGCGGGCGCGCTGGCCGCGCGCGGCGGGGCCCTGTTCATCGAGCGGGACCGGCTGCGCGCCCTGCCCGAGACGGTCGCCCGGATCGCCGGGGCGCTGCGCCAGGGCGCGGCCGTGGCCGCGTTCCCGGAGGGCAGCACCTGGTGCGGGCGGGCCCACGGCCGCTTCCGTCGGGCCGTCTTCCAGGCCGCGCTCGACGCGGGGGCGCCCGTGCAGCCGGTGCGGCTCCGCTACACACAGGAGGGCGGCACGGCCGGCACGGCCGCCGCGTTCGTCGGCGAGGACACCCTGCTCGCCTCCCTGTGGCGGGTGGCCCGCACCCGGGGCCTGATCGCGGAGGTGGAGATACGGCCGGTGATCACGCCGGGCACCCATCCCGACCGCCGCGGCCTCGCAGCCGCGGCCCAGCCGGTCGTCTCCGAGCCCGACTGGACCCACACGGCCCTGGTCACCGGCGCTCAGGACCGCCCCCGAAGGGGCGCGGGGCCGTCTCTCATATCCGGCTACCGCCGCGCGGGCGCGACCAGCCACGACGTCGCCGCGGACGACCGACGGCACATCGTGGCACTCTCCCCTCAGGGCAACACCCGCGCCAGATAA
- a CDS encoding GNAT family N-acyltransferase — protein sequence MTGVSTLDRPPQPVAPTRYTVTLARDEDDVRAAQRLRHDVFAGEMGALLATPQPGLDVDAFDAYCDHLLVRDTVTGQVVGTYRLLPPERASVAGRLYSEGEFELAALDGIRPSLVEVGRSCVHPDHRDGAVISLIWAGIARYMVDRGHEWLAGCCSVPLADGGTLATATWERVRAKHLAPEEYRVRPLLPWTPNAEAPAGHTDLPALLRGYLRLGAWVCGEPAHDPDFGVADLYVLLSMRRVNARYLRHFLSLVPA from the coding sequence ATGACCGGCGTTTCCACCCTAGACCGCCCCCCGCAGCCCGTGGCACCGACCCGCTACACGGTCACCCTCGCCCGTGACGAGGACGACGTGCGCGCCGCACAACGGCTGCGGCACGACGTCTTCGCCGGGGAGATGGGGGCCCTGCTGGCCACCCCGCAGCCGGGCCTCGACGTCGACGCCTTCGACGCCTACTGCGACCACCTGCTGGTGCGCGACACGGTCACCGGCCAGGTCGTCGGCACCTACCGGCTCCTTCCCCCGGAGCGGGCCTCGGTCGCCGGACGGCTCTACTCCGAGGGCGAGTTCGAGCTTGCCGCCCTCGACGGGATCCGGCCCTCGCTGGTCGAGGTCGGCCGCTCCTGCGTGCACCCCGACCACCGCGACGGCGCCGTCATCAGCCTGATCTGGGCCGGCATCGCCCGCTACATGGTCGACCGTGGCCACGAGTGGCTGGCGGGCTGCTGCTCGGTGCCGCTGGCCGACGGCGGCACCCTCGCGACGGCCACCTGGGAGCGGGTGCGCGCCAAGCACCTGGCACCCGAGGAGTACCGGGTACGGCCGCTGCTGCCGTGGACCCCGAACGCCGAGGCCCCCGCCGGCCACACCGACCTTCCGGCCCTGCTCCGCGGCTACCTCCGCCTCGGTGCCTGGGTGTGCGGCGAGCCCGCGCACGACCCGGACTTCGGGGTCGCCGACCTGTACGTGCTGCTGTCGATGCGCCGGGTCAACGCGCGCTATCTGCGGCACTTCCTCTCCCTCGTGCCGGCCTGA
- a CDS encoding succinate dehydrogenase/fumarate reductase iron-sulfur subunit — protein sequence MKLTLRVWRQKNADADGAMSTYEVDGISSDMSFLEMLDVLNEQLILAGEDPVAFDHDCREGICGACSLVINGDAHGPERTTTCQLHMRSFEDGDTIDIEPWRAAAFPVIKDLVVDRSAFDRIIQAGGYVTAPTGSAPEAHATPVPKADADFAFEHAECIGCGACVAACPNGAAMLFTSAKVNHLNVLPQGAPERETRVLDMVAQMDTEGFGGCTLTGECATACPKGIPLVSITSMNREWLRATRKVGKR from the coding sequence ATGAAGCTCACCCTGCGCGTCTGGCGGCAGAAGAACGCCGACGCCGACGGCGCCATGTCCACGTACGAGGTGGACGGCATCTCGTCCGACATGTCCTTCCTGGAGATGCTGGACGTCCTCAACGAGCAGCTCATCCTCGCCGGCGAGGACCCCGTGGCCTTCGACCACGACTGCCGCGAGGGCATCTGCGGCGCGTGCTCGCTCGTCATCAACGGCGACGCGCACGGACCGGAGCGCACCACCACCTGCCAGCTGCACATGCGGTCCTTCGAGGACGGCGACACGATCGACATCGAGCCGTGGCGGGCGGCCGCCTTCCCGGTGATCAAGGATCTGGTCGTCGACCGGTCCGCGTTCGACCGGATCATCCAGGCCGGCGGCTACGTCACCGCGCCGACCGGCTCCGCGCCGGAGGCCCACGCCACGCCTGTGCCGAAGGCCGACGCCGACTTCGCGTTCGAGCACGCGGAGTGCATCGGCTGCGGGGCGTGCGTGGCCGCGTGTCCCAACGGCGCCGCGATGCTGTTCACCTCCGCCAAGGTCAACCACCTGAACGTGCTGCCGCAGGGGGCGCCCGAGCGGGAGACGCGGGTGCTGGACATGGTGGCGCAGATGGACACGGAGGGCTTCGGCGGCTGCACGCTGACGGGCGAGTGCGCCACGGCCTGCCCGAAGGGGATTCCGCTGGTGTCCATCACCAGCATGAACAGGGAGTGGCTGCGGGCCACCCGGAAGGTGGGGAAGCGGTAG